In Mercurialis annua linkage group LG6, ddMerAnnu1.2, whole genome shotgun sequence, the following are encoded in one genomic region:
- the LOC126688276 gene encoding pentatricopeptide repeat-containing protein At4g13650-like, which produces MYAICNKIQSAQKMFDEMPERNIVTWNSLISGYLNADCPFVVVRLFIDALREIRGLTSFSVSACLAGCSQLKDGMFGAQVHGLIVKAGFDYNAFVGTGLVDMYSKCGSVYDSWRVFNSVGDKNVVTWTSMATAFAQNEQHDEAMDLVREMMRFGVKANCVTYNSLLSSFSSLECMDYCKQIHCCVIRSGFESNSYIAVTLVTVYSKCSTNVEDFKKVCADVTLQDQVSWNAVISGFSNLGNGVECIICFCKMRHAGINADLYTFTSMLGAIGAVSALEEGKEMHALIVKSGYATNVHVQNGLVLMYSRCGAINDAKTVFWLTEDRDVVSWNALLTGCAHHGYGNEVIELFEQMRKTKIKPDNTTFVAVLSACSHVGLVDKGLEYFNSMRVDASFEPLKVEHYASVVDIFGRAGYLNEAEAIISGMPIDPGPSVYKALLSACLVQGNREIGARSAEKLMKLWPNDHATYILLSNVLRTLGSWDDAADVRKLMSEKRVTKKHPGYSWL; this is translated from the coding sequence ATGTACGCAATATGTAACAAAATTCAAAGCGCCCAGAAGATGTTCGATGAAATGCCTGAACGAAACATTGTCACTTGGAATTCGTTGATCTCTGGGTATTTGAATGCAGATTGCCCATTTGTAGTTGTTCGATTGTTTATCGATGCTTTACGGGAGATTAGAGGTTTGACTTCGTTTAGTGTTTCGGCTTGTCTTGCGGGTTGCTCGCAATTGAAGGATGGAATGTTCGGAGCTCAAGTTCATGGACTGATTGTGAAAGCAGGGTTTGATTATAATGCCTTCGTGGGGACGGGTTTGGTTGATATGTACTCGAAGTGTGGTAGCGTTTATGATTCTTGGCGAGTTTTTAATTCTGTTGGGGATAAGAATGTTGTAACTTGGACTTCTATGGCTACTGCATTTGCACAGAATGAACAACATGATGAAGCGATGGATTTAGTGAGAGAAATGATGCGGTTTGGTGTTAAGGCAAATTGTGTGACttataatagtttattaagTTCGTTTTCTAGTCTGGAATGTATGGACTATTGCAAGCAAATTCATTGTTGTGTGATTCGATCCGGTTTTGAATCTAATTCTTATATTGCTGTTACTCTTGTAACTGTTTATTCAAAATGTAGTACCAATGTTGAGGATTTTAAAAAGGTGTGCGCTGATGTTACATTACAGGATCAAGTTTCGTGGAATGCAGTTATTTCTGGTTTTTCCAATTTGGGAAATGGCGTTGAATGTATAATTTGTTTCTGCAAAATGAGGCATGCTGGTATAAATGCGGATTTGTACACATTTACCAGTATGTTGGGAGCAATAGGGGCTGTTTCAGCTCTTGAAGAGGGTAAGGAAATGCATGCTCTTATCGTAAAATCAGGGTATGCCACCAATGTGCACGTTCAGAACGGGCTTGTTTTGATGTATTCGAGATGTGGAGCTATCAATGATGCAAAGACGGTGTTTTGGTTAACCGAGGATCGTGATGTGGTCTCATGGAATGCACTTCTAACAGGATGTGCTCATCATGGATACGGTAATGAAGTTATTGAATTGTTTGAACAAATGAGAAAAACCAAGATTAAACCGGATAATACGACATTTGTTGCTGTGTTATCGGCTTGCAGCCACGTTGGTCTCGTAGATAAGGGGCTTGAGTATTTCAACTCGATGAGAGTTGATGCATCATTTGAACCTCTCAAAGTAGAGCATTACGCTAGTGTTGTTGATATTTTTGGTCGAGCTGGATATCTTAATGAAGCTGAAGCCATCATCAGTGGCATGCCTATAGATCCAGGGCCCTCTGTATATAAAGCTCTGCTTAGTGCTTGTTTAGTTCAAGGAAATAGAGAAATCGGTGCACGATCTGCGGAAAAACTTATGAAATTATGGCCTAATGACCATGCAACGTATATATTATTGTCAAATGTGTTGAGAACATTAGGCTCTTGGGATGATGCAGCAGATGTAAGGAAGTTGATGAGCGAGAAAAGAGTAACGAAGAAGCATCCGGGTTATAGTTGGTTATGA
- the LOC126688273 gene encoding cell division control protein 48 homolog B-like isoform X3: protein MENQRSSSSSSWVDNYGNDKDEKNEQWRADEEIAGNQAALEALRELILFPLFYSQEAKILGLTWPKGLLMYGPSGTGKTSLVRAVVKECGAHLTVISSQSVHRAYAGESEKILREAFSEAASHALTGKPSVIFIDEIDALCPRRDSRRAQDVRIVSQLSSLMDANIRPSNSLVHVVVVAATNRIDAIDPALRRAGRFDTEIEVTTPTVEEIFDILKLYTKQLPLKPNVDLQAIAASCKGFVGADLEALCREARDHAKGRAGVFCLTMEDLEYGKSVAGSCITRGVTVEIPKVRWEDIGGLKDVKEKLQQAVEWPIKHSAAFLRMGISPVRGVLLHGPPGCSKTTLVKAAANAAQASLFSLSGADVHSMYVGEGEALLRNTFQRARLAAPSMIFFDEINVIAPKRGGNSSNSTTVEDRLLYTLLTEMDGLEEAKVLYVPPPDVEARYEILLVLTRKMPLGDDVDLKRIAEDTECFTGSELKGLCDEAGLVALREDMSAIVTCNRHFRTVMELRKPALTAALIEKYSSFMKTRKTSSRKPASTAAGIEEYSFMKTCKTSSNRIGSYNSDSSGRSHNLFRTTLSLKIGVLSFVLLVVAIVAQ, encoded by the exons ATGGAAAACCAAAGGagtagcagcagcagcagctgGGTAGACAACTATGGTAATGACAAAGATGAGAAGAATGAGCAATGGAGAGCTGACGAAGAAATTGCTGGAAACCAAGCGGCACTGGAAGCTTTACGCGAACTTATACTTTTCCCCCTGTTTTATTCACAAGAAGCTAAAATTCTGGGTCTCACA TGGCCCAAAGGTTTGCTTATGTATGGTCCATCTGGAACCGGGAAG ACAAGTTTGGTGCGAGCAGTTGTTAAGGAATGTGGTGCACATTTAACTGTCATCAG TTCGCAGTCTGTTCATAGAGCTTATGCTGGAGAAAGTGAGAAAATTCTGCGTGAGGCATTTTCAGAGGCAGCATCTCATGCACTCACAGGCAAACCCTCCGTAATTTTCATAGATGAAATAGATGCATTGTGTCCACGCCGTGATTCAAG ACGGGCGCAGGATGTTCGCATAGTCTCTCAACTTTCTTCTTTAATGGATGCAAACATACGGCCGTCTAATTCCTTAGTTCACGTTGTTGTGGTTGCAGCAACTAACAG AATTGATGCAATTGACCCTGCACTAAGAAGGGCAGGGCGTTTTGACACTGAAATAGAAGTTACGACACCTACTGTAGAAGagatatttgatatattaaag CTCTACACTAAACAGCTTCCTTTGAAACCCAATGTTGACTTGCAAGCCATTGCTGCATCTTGTAAGGGGTTTGTTGGTGCTGATCTAGAAGCTTTATGTCGTGAGGCTAGGGACCATGCTAAAGGAAGAGCTGGTGTGTTTTGCTTAACTATGGAAGATTTGGAATATGGTAAATCTGTGGCCGGCTCTTGCATAACAAGAGGTGTGACAGTGGAAATCCCCAAGGTGCGCTGGGAAGATATTGGCGGACTAAAGGATGTGAAG GAAAAGCTCCAACAAGCTGTTGAGTGGCCTATCAAACATTCTGCGGCATTTTTAAGGATGGGAATATCACCTGTCCGTGGTGTGCTTCTGCATGGGCCTCCTGGATGCTCTAAAACAACTCTTGTTAAGGCTGCAGCTAATGCTGCCCAAGCTTCCCTTTTTTCCTTGag TGGTGCAGATGTACATTCAATGTATGTTGGAGAGGGTGAAGCACTGCTGCGAAACACATTCCAAAGAGCTCGCCTTGCAGCTCCAAGCATGATATTTTTTGATGAGATTAATGTTATTGCTCCCAAACG AGGTGGGAATTCAAGTAATAGCACTACAGTTGAAGACAGGCTTCTGTATACTTTGTTGACCGAAATGGATGGTCTGGAAGAAGCTAAG GTGTTGTATGTACCTCCACCTGATGTTGAGGCTCGATATGAGATACTTCTTGTTCTTACCCGGAAAATGCCGTTAGGCGATGATGTCGATCTAAAAAGAATAGCAGAAGATACAGAGTGCTTTACAGGGTCAGAACTAAAAGGTCTTTGTGATGAAGCTGGACTTGTTGCTCTGAGGGAAGACATGTCAGCCATTGTTACGTGCAACCGTCATTTCCGGACCGTAATGGAGTTGCGGAAACCAGCATTAACCGCGGCACTTATAGAAAAGTACTCATCATTTATGAAGACCCGCAAGACCTCTTCGCGGAAACCAGCATCAACTGCGGCAGGTATAGAAGAGTACTCATTTATGAAGACCTGCAAGACCTCTTCTAACCGGATTGGATCTTATAATAGTGATAGCAGTGGACGGAGTCACAACTTGTTCCGTACGACTCTCTCTCTTAAAATTGGTGTATTAAGCTTCGTATTGCTTGTTGTTGCAATTGTTGCTCAATAA
- the LOC126688273 gene encoding cell division control protein 48 homolog B-like isoform X2 codes for MENQRSSSSSSWVDNYGNDKDEKNEQWRADEEIAGNQAALEALRELILFPLFYSQEAKILGLTTSLVRAVVKECGAHLTVISSQSVHRAYAGESEKILREAFSEAASHALTGKPSVIFIDEIDALCPRRDSRRAQDVRIVSQLSSLMDANIRPSNSLVHVVVVAATNRIDAIDPALRRAGRFDTEIEVTTPTVEEIFDILKLYTKQLPLKPNVDLQAIAASCKGFVGADLEALCREARDHAKGRAGVFCLTMEDLEYGKSVAGSCITRGVTVEIPKVRWEDIGGLKDVKEKLQQAVEWPIKHSAAFLRMGISPVRGVLLHGPPGCSKTTLVKAAANAAQASLFSLSGADVHSMYVGEGEALLRNTFQRARLAAPSMIFFDEINVIAPKRGGNSSNSTTVEDRLLYTLLTEMDGLEEAKGILILAATNLPHAIDDALMRPGRFDMVLYVPPPDVEARYEILLVLTRKMPLGDDVDLKRIAEDTECFTGSELKGLCDEAGLVALREDMSAIVTCNRHFRTVMELRKPALTAALIEKYSSFMKTRKTSSRKPASTAAGIEEYSFMKTCKTSSNRIGSYNSDSSGRSHNLFRTTLSLKIGVLSFVLLVVAIVAQ; via the exons ATGGAAAACCAAAGGagtagcagcagcagcagctgGGTAGACAACTATGGTAATGACAAAGATGAGAAGAATGAGCAATGGAGAGCTGACGAAGAAATTGCTGGAAACCAAGCGGCACTGGAAGCTTTACGCGAACTTATACTTTTCCCCCTGTTTTATTCACAAGAAGCTAAAATTCTGGGTCTCACA ACAAGTTTGGTGCGAGCAGTTGTTAAGGAATGTGGTGCACATTTAACTGTCATCAG TTCGCAGTCTGTTCATAGAGCTTATGCTGGAGAAAGTGAGAAAATTCTGCGTGAGGCATTTTCAGAGGCAGCATCTCATGCACTCACAGGCAAACCCTCCGTAATTTTCATAGATGAAATAGATGCATTGTGTCCACGCCGTGATTCAAG ACGGGCGCAGGATGTTCGCATAGTCTCTCAACTTTCTTCTTTAATGGATGCAAACATACGGCCGTCTAATTCCTTAGTTCACGTTGTTGTGGTTGCAGCAACTAACAG AATTGATGCAATTGACCCTGCACTAAGAAGGGCAGGGCGTTTTGACACTGAAATAGAAGTTACGACACCTACTGTAGAAGagatatttgatatattaaag CTCTACACTAAACAGCTTCCTTTGAAACCCAATGTTGACTTGCAAGCCATTGCTGCATCTTGTAAGGGGTTTGTTGGTGCTGATCTAGAAGCTTTATGTCGTGAGGCTAGGGACCATGCTAAAGGAAGAGCTGGTGTGTTTTGCTTAACTATGGAAGATTTGGAATATGGTAAATCTGTGGCCGGCTCTTGCATAACAAGAGGTGTGACAGTGGAAATCCCCAAGGTGCGCTGGGAAGATATTGGCGGACTAAAGGATGTGAAG GAAAAGCTCCAACAAGCTGTTGAGTGGCCTATCAAACATTCTGCGGCATTTTTAAGGATGGGAATATCACCTGTCCGTGGTGTGCTTCTGCATGGGCCTCCTGGATGCTCTAAAACAACTCTTGTTAAGGCTGCAGCTAATGCTGCCCAAGCTTCCCTTTTTTCCTTGag TGGTGCAGATGTACATTCAATGTATGTTGGAGAGGGTGAAGCACTGCTGCGAAACACATTCCAAAGAGCTCGCCTTGCAGCTCCAAGCATGATATTTTTTGATGAGATTAATGTTATTGCTCCCAAACG AGGTGGGAATTCAAGTAATAGCACTACAGTTGAAGACAGGCTTCTGTATACTTTGTTGACCGAAATGGATGGTCTGGAAGAAGCTAAG GGAATTCTTATATTAGCTGCCACAAATCTTCCTCATGCAATAGATGATGCTCTTATGCGTCCCGGGCGTTTTGATATG GTGTTGTATGTACCTCCACCTGATGTTGAGGCTCGATATGAGATACTTCTTGTTCTTACCCGGAAAATGCCGTTAGGCGATGATGTCGATCTAAAAAGAATAGCAGAAGATACAGAGTGCTTTACAGGGTCAGAACTAAAAGGTCTTTGTGATGAAGCTGGACTTGTTGCTCTGAGGGAAGACATGTCAGCCATTGTTACGTGCAACCGTCATTTCCGGACCGTAATGGAGTTGCGGAAACCAGCATTAACCGCGGCACTTATAGAAAAGTACTCATCATTTATGAAGACCCGCAAGACCTCTTCGCGGAAACCAGCATCAACTGCGGCAGGTATAGAAGAGTACTCATTTATGAAGACCTGCAAGACCTCTTCTAACCGGATTGGATCTTATAATAGTGATAGCAGTGGACGGAGTCACAACTTGTTCCGTACGACTCTCTCTCTTAAAATTGGTGTATTAAGCTTCGTATTGCTTGTTGTTGCAATTGTTGCTCAATAA
- the LOC126688273 gene encoding cell division control protein 48 homolog B-like isoform X1, translated as MENQRSSSSSSWVDNYGNDKDEKNEQWRADEEIAGNQAALEALRELILFPLFYSQEAKILGLTWPKGLLMYGPSGTGKTSLVRAVVKECGAHLTVISSQSVHRAYAGESEKILREAFSEAASHALTGKPSVIFIDEIDALCPRRDSRRAQDVRIVSQLSSLMDANIRPSNSLVHVVVVAATNRIDAIDPALRRAGRFDTEIEVTTPTVEEIFDILKLYTKQLPLKPNVDLQAIAASCKGFVGADLEALCREARDHAKGRAGVFCLTMEDLEYGKSVAGSCITRGVTVEIPKVRWEDIGGLKDVKEKLQQAVEWPIKHSAAFLRMGISPVRGVLLHGPPGCSKTTLVKAAANAAQASLFSLSGADVHSMYVGEGEALLRNTFQRARLAAPSMIFFDEINVIAPKRGGNSSNSTTVEDRLLYTLLTEMDGLEEAKGILILAATNLPHAIDDALMRPGRFDMVLYVPPPDVEARYEILLVLTRKMPLGDDVDLKRIAEDTECFTGSELKGLCDEAGLVALREDMSAIVTCNRHFRTVMELRKPALTAALIEKYSSFMKTRKTSSRKPASTAAGIEEYSFMKTCKTSSNRIGSYNSDSSGRSHNLFRTTLSLKIGVLSFVLLVVAIVAQ; from the exons ATGGAAAACCAAAGGagtagcagcagcagcagctgGGTAGACAACTATGGTAATGACAAAGATGAGAAGAATGAGCAATGGAGAGCTGACGAAGAAATTGCTGGAAACCAAGCGGCACTGGAAGCTTTACGCGAACTTATACTTTTCCCCCTGTTTTATTCACAAGAAGCTAAAATTCTGGGTCTCACA TGGCCCAAAGGTTTGCTTATGTATGGTCCATCTGGAACCGGGAAG ACAAGTTTGGTGCGAGCAGTTGTTAAGGAATGTGGTGCACATTTAACTGTCATCAG TTCGCAGTCTGTTCATAGAGCTTATGCTGGAGAAAGTGAGAAAATTCTGCGTGAGGCATTTTCAGAGGCAGCATCTCATGCACTCACAGGCAAACCCTCCGTAATTTTCATAGATGAAATAGATGCATTGTGTCCACGCCGTGATTCAAG ACGGGCGCAGGATGTTCGCATAGTCTCTCAACTTTCTTCTTTAATGGATGCAAACATACGGCCGTCTAATTCCTTAGTTCACGTTGTTGTGGTTGCAGCAACTAACAG AATTGATGCAATTGACCCTGCACTAAGAAGGGCAGGGCGTTTTGACACTGAAATAGAAGTTACGACACCTACTGTAGAAGagatatttgatatattaaag CTCTACACTAAACAGCTTCCTTTGAAACCCAATGTTGACTTGCAAGCCATTGCTGCATCTTGTAAGGGGTTTGTTGGTGCTGATCTAGAAGCTTTATGTCGTGAGGCTAGGGACCATGCTAAAGGAAGAGCTGGTGTGTTTTGCTTAACTATGGAAGATTTGGAATATGGTAAATCTGTGGCCGGCTCTTGCATAACAAGAGGTGTGACAGTGGAAATCCCCAAGGTGCGCTGGGAAGATATTGGCGGACTAAAGGATGTGAAG GAAAAGCTCCAACAAGCTGTTGAGTGGCCTATCAAACATTCTGCGGCATTTTTAAGGATGGGAATATCACCTGTCCGTGGTGTGCTTCTGCATGGGCCTCCTGGATGCTCTAAAACAACTCTTGTTAAGGCTGCAGCTAATGCTGCCCAAGCTTCCCTTTTTTCCTTGag TGGTGCAGATGTACATTCAATGTATGTTGGAGAGGGTGAAGCACTGCTGCGAAACACATTCCAAAGAGCTCGCCTTGCAGCTCCAAGCATGATATTTTTTGATGAGATTAATGTTATTGCTCCCAAACG AGGTGGGAATTCAAGTAATAGCACTACAGTTGAAGACAGGCTTCTGTATACTTTGTTGACCGAAATGGATGGTCTGGAAGAAGCTAAG GGAATTCTTATATTAGCTGCCACAAATCTTCCTCATGCAATAGATGATGCTCTTATGCGTCCCGGGCGTTTTGATATG GTGTTGTATGTACCTCCACCTGATGTTGAGGCTCGATATGAGATACTTCTTGTTCTTACCCGGAAAATGCCGTTAGGCGATGATGTCGATCTAAAAAGAATAGCAGAAGATACAGAGTGCTTTACAGGGTCAGAACTAAAAGGTCTTTGTGATGAAGCTGGACTTGTTGCTCTGAGGGAAGACATGTCAGCCATTGTTACGTGCAACCGTCATTTCCGGACCGTAATGGAGTTGCGGAAACCAGCATTAACCGCGGCACTTATAGAAAAGTACTCATCATTTATGAAGACCCGCAAGACCTCTTCGCGGAAACCAGCATCAACTGCGGCAGGTATAGAAGAGTACTCATTTATGAAGACCTGCAAGACCTCTTCTAACCGGATTGGATCTTATAATAGTGATAGCAGTGGACGGAGTCACAACTTGTTCCGTACGACTCTCTCTCTTAAAATTGGTGTATTAAGCTTCGTATTGCTTGTTGTTGCAATTGTTGCTCAATAA